In Halorientalis litorea, one DNA window encodes the following:
- a CDS encoding DUF7342 family protein, whose translation MSEPPRNGVHSWTESMSARDRIRAVAETLREPRSVNWISEQADAAWSTTNEELQDLVDQGQLRRVEAGETTRYQPDYTRLLFEEIRTLIEENTREELRNELAAITEEIEEWQATYDVETWEDLEQSLADGDLSSGELRERRDVIAFWCENEEDRRLIKHALELYSDVEAAREQMTNVADRATS comes from the coding sequence ATGTCGGAACCCCCACGGAATGGCGTCCACTCGTGGACTGAGTCGATGAGCGCTCGCGACCGTATTCGAGCCGTCGCCGAGACGCTTCGTGAACCCCGGTCGGTTAACTGGATCAGCGAGCAGGCCGACGCCGCCTGGAGCACGACCAACGAGGAGCTCCAAGATCTCGTCGACCAGGGGCAGCTGCGCCGCGTCGAGGCCGGCGAGACGACGCGCTACCAGCCGGACTACACGCGACTGCTCTTCGAGGAAATCCGCACGCTCATCGAGGAGAACACGCGCGAGGAGTTGCGGAACGAATTGGCCGCGATCACCGAGGAGATCGAAGAGTGGCAGGCGACCTACGACGTCGAGACATGGGAAGACCTCGAACAGTCGCTTGCTGATGGGGATCTCTCAAGTGGCGAGCTCCGAGAACGTCGTGATGTCATCGCGTTCTGGTGCGAGAACGAGGAGGACCGCCGCCTCATCAAGCACGCACTGGAACTCTACTCGGATGTGGAAGCCGCCCGCGAACAGATGACCAACGTGGCTGACCGCGCCACGAGCTAA
- a CDS encoding DUF2250 domain-containing protein, whose protein sequence is MRFDADWMSRADDRILEHLSEAGPDTPKEMADSDRVRFSRQHINARCKTLVTYGLLVHLGNGVYDITRTGEQYLAGEIDARDLDSE, encoded by the coding sequence ATGCGCTTTGACGCCGACTGGATGTCTCGCGCCGATGACCGCATTCTAGAGCATCTCTCTGAAGCCGGCCCCGACACCCCGAAGGAAATGGCGGATAGCGATCGCGTGCGCTTCTCCCGGCAACACATCAACGCTCGCTGCAAGACGCTGGTCACCTATGGCCTCCTCGTCCACCTCGGCAACGGCGTCTATGATATCACGCGAACGGGAGAGCAGTATCTCGCTGGCGAGATCGACGCTCGTGATCTCGACTCCGAATAG
- a CDS encoding transcription initiation factor IIB codes for MATRDIYETGFDEDVRTESSANQCPECDGRVTTNAVETLCEDCGLVIDEQRIDHGPEWRAYDDEECERTGAPLTAARHDRGLSTEIGHGTDAHGNELSGQKRRRLARMRREQTRGRWRSKAERNLAHGLGEVRRLASALELSESIRDQACQLFRSAQSEDLLRGRSIEAIGAASIYGTCRCNQHPLLLEDVVDAARVESTRVINAYRTLNRELELPAPLMRSTSFIPRLISELELDHDIHRRANELAERAEGTTLTNGCQPSGVAAACVYLAAQEQGALITQSTVASAAEVSVVTLRSRRDELQAI; via the coding sequence ATGGCAACCAGAGACATCTATGAAACTGGCTTCGACGAAGACGTCCGAACGGAATCGAGTGCGAACCAGTGTCCCGAATGCGACGGACGGGTCACCACAAACGCGGTCGAAACGCTCTGCGAGGACTGTGGCCTAGTCATCGACGAACAACGTATCGATCACGGGCCGGAGTGGCGGGCGTACGACGACGAGGAGTGTGAACGAACGGGCGCCCCACTCACTGCAGCCCGTCACGATCGAGGCCTCTCGACCGAGATCGGCCACGGAACCGATGCGCACGGGAACGAACTCTCAGGCCAGAAACGCCGACGGCTGGCCCGGATGCGACGTGAGCAGACCCGTGGTCGCTGGCGGTCGAAAGCGGAACGGAATCTCGCACACGGGTTGGGCGAGGTACGCCGGCTGGCAAGTGCGCTCGAGCTCTCCGAATCGATTCGTGACCAGGCGTGCCAGCTCTTCCGGAGCGCTCAGAGCGAGGATCTGCTTCGTGGCAGATCCATCGAAGCCATCGGCGCAGCGAGTATCTACGGTACCTGTCGATGTAACCAACACCCACTCCTCCTCGAAGACGTCGTCGATGCCGCCCGAGTCGAGTCCACTCGTGTCATCAACGCCTATCGAACACTGAATCGCGAATTAGAGCTCCCGGCGCCGCTAATGCGCTCGACGTCGTTCATTCCACGCCTGATCTCGGAGCTGGAGTTAGACCACGACATTCACCGACGCGCGAACGAACTCGCAGAACGCGCCGAGGGGACAACCCTCACGAACGGCTGTCAGCCATCGGGCGTCGCGGCCGCCTGTGTCTATCTGGCTGCCCAAGAGCAGGGCGCGTTGATTACCCAATCCACCGTCGCGTCGGCAGCAGAGGTGTCAGTCGTGACGCTCCGAAGCCGGCGAGACGAACTCCAAGCGATCTGA
- a CDS encoding biosurfactant protein 1: protein MTDHNSDRDAFQPVGEGALVPDPALDQPADGQPTRQREAAHSGGYPDGTTDTDRACVSCGASIPASQQKCRFCLEHELDAASASDAASSEQTLRGVIQFLVKSSTFYGAVAKGAAAATLLTSGHDEPIDDCTLIYDLDDEPAPQLTERWPTLPAATEVTTAAGDALLTAARERTAWNERSDRSQTEIPRVYDERGQGIRDESSLEHTLDDSDQLWIVPAIAVETVPHETESSSAGAEIPTVTALECQHCTRETEHRFRTRESLPDETWTGQPIWECQVCATGRYGPAPK from the coding sequence ATGACTGACCACAACTCAGACCGAGACGCGTTCCAACCTGTCGGGGAAGGCGCTCTGGTGCCGGACCCAGCACTGGATCAGCCAGCGGACGGCCAGCCAACCCGCCAGCGTGAAGCCGCGCATTCGGGCGGATATCCGGACGGAACAACCGACACAGACCGAGCCTGTGTCTCCTGTGGTGCATCGATCCCGGCATCGCAACAAAAATGCCGGTTCTGTCTCGAACACGAACTCGACGCCGCCTCAGCGTCGGATGCTGCGAGTTCCGAGCAAACACTCCGTGGTGTGATCCAGTTCCTCGTCAAGTCGTCGACGTTCTACGGCGCCGTGGCAAAGGGAGCAGCTGCAGCGACACTCCTCACGTCAGGTCACGACGAGCCGATCGACGACTGTACGCTCATCTACGATCTCGACGACGAGCCCGCACCCCAGTTAACCGAGCGCTGGCCTACGCTCCCCGCTGCTACTGAGGTGACCACAGCGGCTGGCGACGCGTTGCTAACAGCGGCCCGTGAGCGGACAGCGTGGAACGAGAGGAGCGATCGTTCTCAGACGGAGATTCCACGCGTCTATGACGAGCGTGGCCAGGGAATTCGTGATGAGTCGTCCCTCGAGCACACGCTCGACGACAGCGATCAGCTCTGGATCGTCCCAGCAATCGCTGTTGAAACAGTACCCCACGAAACGGAATCCAGCAGTGCCGGAGCCGAAATTCCGACCGTGACAGCCCTCGAGTGCCAGCACTGTACGAGAGAAACAGAACATCGGTTCAGGACACGCGAGTCGCTCCCTGACGAGACCTGGACGGGCCAACCAATCTGGGAGTGCCAGGTGTGCGCCACGGGTCGCTACGGACCTGCTCCCAAATAG
- a CDS encoding DNA-binding protein, whose protein sequence is MSSNNASGKVVSVDEQAFEKAGEQAVDEDGFPVVDETPEFEAAVEQETQAKVDANHPDGIADTSEDRIHGVTLEQEERIRAREAELERISAQAELGTQDGREQRTREVVSEQCGRDEPDSVERTDPREKLTQDELAEVNEQAMRISDEVQGGWSRAVVAKQLAEKVQRGRDVTKAVLETLEELKAAPGAIVPIADVPDVPVGEVTVEGTVETLWEPSSTSIQQVGLIADDTGKIKFTCWEKSNQTVVREGQKVRFRAAAKNWYEGRCSIALTGWSRIEFPERGRWWEE, encoded by the coding sequence ATGTCTAGTAACAACGCTAGCGGAAAGGTCGTTTCGGTCGATGAACAGGCATTCGAGAAAGCGGGCGAGCAGGCGGTCGATGAAGACGGCTTCCCGGTCGTCGACGAGACGCCGGAGTTCGAGGCGGCGGTCGAGCAGGAGACGCAGGCGAAGGTGGATGCGAACCACCCGGACGGGATCGCGGACACGAGCGAGGACCGGATTCACGGCGTCACCCTCGAACAAGAGGAGCGCATTCGGGCGCGGGAAGCCGAACTGGAGCGCATCAGTGCCCAGGCCGAGCTGGGAACGCAGGACGGCCGGGAGCAGCGCACGCGAGAGGTCGTCAGCGAGCAGTGTGGTCGTGACGAGCCGGATTCGGTGGAGCGCACGGATCCCCGGGAGAAGCTGACGCAAGACGAACTCGCGGAGGTCAACGAGCAGGCGATGCGGATCAGCGACGAAGTGCAGGGCGGCTGGTCGAGAGCGGTCGTCGCGAAGCAGCTGGCCGAGAAGGTGCAGCGCGGGCGGGACGTCACGAAGGCGGTGCTGGAGACGCTCGAAGAACTGAAGGCAGCTCCGGGGGCAATCGTGCCCATCGCGGATGTACCGGATGTCCCAGTCGGTGAGGTGACGGTCGAAGGGACCGTCGAGACCCTCTGGGAGCCGTCGTCGACGAGCATCCAACAAGTTGGGCTGATAGCGGATGACACCGGTAAGATCAAGTTCACCTGCTGGGAGAAGAGCAATCAAACCGTGGTGCGTGAAGGTCAGAAAGTCCGGTTCCGGGCAGCAGCCAAGAACTGGTACGAAGGTCGGTGCTCAATCGCGCTGACCGGGTGGTCGCGGATCGAGTTCCCGGAGCGCGGTCGGTGGTGGGAAGAATAG
- a CDS encoding HalOD1 output domain-containing protein, producing MHSPPSDSSGGPNDLLVEIIETLETCGLEDDSYQLHDYVDPDALEQVIASADENITVQFTVEGIPLDVSPDGVDVIVEDESQSVGE from the coding sequence ATGCATTCCCCTCCATCGGACAGTTCGGGCGGACCGAATGACCTTCTCGTCGAGATAATTGAGACGCTGGAGACGTGTGGACTCGAGGACGATTCCTACCAGCTCCACGATTACGTCGACCCCGATGCGCTCGAACAGGTGATCGCCTCCGCCGATGAGAACATCACCGTTCAGTTCACTGTCGAGGGGATCCCACTCGATGTATCACCGGACGGTGTGGACGTCATCGTCGAGGACGAATCGCAGTCCGTCGGCGAATAA
- a CDS encoding group I intron-associated PD-(D/E)XK endonuclease — protein MDLERGWRGDASEALVAADILRNGYGVAYPHGHEQKYDLITDVGWGLLRVQVKTASDYDEYRYELEISPERYPDGTVDIFAGAIHEEGTAIYVPAHEMGKTQRVNFNPPEEMPSDWHREQANLPRDFSIGETLLKIREATDSR, from the coding sequence ATGGATTTAGAACGAGGTTGGCGGGGTGATGCGTCCGAAGCCTTAGTCGCCGCAGACATCCTTCGAAATGGGTATGGTGTAGCTTATCCCCATGGTCACGAGCAAAAATACGACCTGATAACCGACGTTGGGTGGGGGCTGTTACGAGTCCAAGTGAAGACTGCGAGCGATTATGATGAATACCGTTACGAGTTAGAAATCTCTCCAGAACGGTACCCCGATGGAACCGTCGATATATTCGCTGGTGCCATCCACGAAGAGGGTACGGCGATATACGTACCTGCTCACGAAATGGGAAAGACGCAACGTGTAAATTTCAATCCTCCCGAAGAAATGCCCAGTGATTGGCATCGTGAACAGGCGAACCTGCCCAGAGATTTCTCGATAGGCGAGACTCTCCTCAAAATTCGAGAGGCAACCGACTCTCGGTAA
- a CDS encoding helix-turn-helix domain-containing protein produces the protein MSRTSNHADGDIVRDFLSVADLLEEPQLAQLYAYLAREGEATVQDVMDDLELAQGTAYSYVNRLVDAGVVDVTNDEQPRRYAAREIDLTVTTAAGDREYTITPALIDAVGRRETDADIDTYIDRHGVAGLATALTYAVARERGEVTHRLMAEDLDISPLAAEMILQALRPVVHEHHDIKEAGASLEELDIDDADDA, from the coding sequence GTGTCACGCACTTCAAATCACGCCGACGGCGACATCGTCCGGGACTTCCTCTCGGTCGCGGACCTCCTCGAGGAGCCACAGCTGGCTCAGCTGTACGCGTACCTCGCTCGGGAAGGCGAGGCGACGGTCCAGGACGTGATGGACGACCTCGAACTTGCCCAGGGGACGGCCTACAGCTACGTCAACAGGCTCGTCGACGCCGGCGTCGTCGACGTCACCAACGACGAGCAACCCCGTCGGTACGCCGCCCGGGAGATCGACCTGACCGTGACGACGGCTGCCGGCGACCGCGAGTACACGATCACGCCGGCGCTCATCGACGCCGTCGGCCGCCGAGAGACGGACGCCGACATCGACACCTACATCGACCGTCACGGTGTCGCCGGCCTCGCGACTGCGCTCACGTACGCAGTTGCCCGCGAGCGCGGCGAGGTGACCCACCGGCTGATGGCGGAAGATCTCGACATCTCGCCGCTGGCCGCGGAGATGATTCTGCAGGCGCTGCGGCCCGTCGTCCACGAGCACCACGACATCAAGGAAGCTGGCGCGTCGCTCGAGGAGCTGGACATCGACGATGCCGACGACGCGTGA
- a CDS encoding DUF7558 family protein has translation MQQTLVGCAFCDAPPGTETGEAHTWGQDERVTHPICVDCAIQTEPDPDERDHVTCDGCGLVVDTLAALTRFRVELGHLEGPLQLCARCSPGGLATYWTRDLDEHLVAPVE, from the coding sequence ATGCAGCAGACCCTCGTCGGCTGTGCGTTTTGCGACGCCCCGCCTGGTACCGAGACTGGCGAGGCCCACACTTGGGGGCAGGACGAACGGGTCACCCACCCGATCTGCGTCGACTGTGCCATCCAGACCGAGCCGGATCCCGACGAGCGCGATCACGTCACTTGTGATGGTTGTGGGCTGGTCGTCGACACGCTTGCGGCGCTCACCCGGTTCCGGGTGGAACTCGGGCACCTCGAAGGCCCGTTGCAGCTGTGCGCCCGCTGTAGCCCGGGCGGGCTCGCGACCTACTGGACGCGTGACCTCGATGAACACCTCGTGGCGCCGGTGGAGTGA